From a region of the Hymenobacter jejuensis genome:
- a CDS encoding OmpA family protein, which yields MSSNLLELVQNYFSGDAVRQTSTALGESESSIGTALRSVVPLVLGGLFARSQQPGGAEDLFGLARQAHSSGILGNLSGLLGGLGNTTATTATTSTADSGLLNRGTELLRSVFGSNYTPAVEGVSQQAGVRTSTVSSLLSMAAPVVLGLLGRHAAENNLDANGLGSYLSSQRGSIMGALGSLPGSLGTILSGLGLGAGAAAANLGTTATNTANALGNTVSAAANRTGDAVRNTARDVETAAATPSRWPWILLILLALAALFYFMRNCNKTPENAAPASTTTTTDTTTTTAVAPAAAPTGRYDAASGNYIYDTGANTEIKLPDGTVLNVGGNSFEARLFNFLNDKNQTVSDDKTQGWMSLDRVYFNTGKSTLTAESQAQLKNLAAILKAFPNAAVKLGGYTDNQGKADMNLTLSADRANAARKAVMNNGIDPSRVSAEGYGQEHPLASNDTPEGRAQNRRVDVRVTKK from the coding sequence ATGAGCTCAAATCTGTTAGAACTTGTTCAAAACTACTTCAGCGGTGATGCCGTGCGCCAAACTAGCACCGCACTGGGTGAAAGCGAAAGTAGCATTGGCACTGCGCTCCGCAGTGTGGTTCCCTTGGTACTGGGCGGTTTGTTTGCTCGTTCGCAGCAGCCCGGTGGAGCAGAAGATTTATTCGGATTGGCACGCCAAGCCCACAGCAGCGGCATTTTAGGCAACCTGAGTGGTCTGCTCGGCGGCTTGGGCAATACTACGGCTACGACTGCCACCACCTCGACCGCCGACAGTGGACTGCTGAACCGGGGCACCGAGCTTTTGCGCTCCGTATTTGGCAGCAACTACACTCCTGCCGTGGAAGGGGTGAGCCAGCAAGCCGGCGTGCGCACTTCCACCGTGAGTAGCCTGCTGAGTATGGCAGCGCCAGTGGTGTTGGGCCTGCTAGGCCGGCACGCCGCCGAAAACAACTTGGATGCCAATGGTTTAGGCAGTTACCTGAGCAGTCAGCGGGGCAGCATTATGGGGGCACTCGGCAGCTTGCCGGGCAGCCTGGGCACGATACTCTCGGGGCTGGGGTTGGGCGCCGGCGCCGCGGCAGCTAACCTAGGCACCACCGCGACAAACACAGCGAATGCCCTCGGCAACACGGTTTCGGCGGCCGCCAACCGCACCGGCGATGCCGTTCGCAACACAGCGCGGGACGTCGAAACGGCGGCGGCCACGCCCAGCCGGTGGCCCTGGATCTTATTGATTCTCTTAGCTTTAGCTGCGCTGTTCTATTTCATGCGCAACTGCAACAAGACGCCGGAAAACGCAGCGCCTGCATCCACGACCACTACCACGGATACGACCACCACGACGGCCGTAGCCCCGGCGGCCGCTCCGACGGGCCGCTACGATGCGGCTAGTGGCAACTACATTTATGACACAGGCGCCAACACGGAAATCAAGTTGCCCGATGGCACAGTGCTGAATGTGGGCGGCAATTCGTTTGAAGCCCGGTTGTTCAACTTCCTGAACGACAAGAATCAAACGGTTAGCGACGACAAAACGCAGGGCTGGATGAGCCTCGACCGTGTGTACTTCAACACCGGCAAATCGACGCTGACGGCTGAGTCACAGGCGCAGCTGAAAAACCTGGCTGCCATTCTGAAAGCCTTCCCCAACGCTGCCGTGAAGCTAGGCGGCTACACCGATAACCAAGGCAAAGCCGACATGAACCTGACGCTCAGCGCCGACCGGGCTAACGCCGCTCGCAAAGCCGTGATGAACAACGGCATCGATCCGAGCCGCGTTTCCGCAGAAGGCTACGGCCAAGAGCACCCACTTGCCTCTAACGACACGCCCGAAGGCCGCGCCCAAAACCGTCGGGTAGACGTACGCGTGACGAAGAAGTAA
- a CDS encoding dienelactone hydrolase family protein, with protein sequence MLLLLCSLGYIAQAGSGFANLQQGPHGVGLRVVQQYDYARSYHDRTDLVTGKAYLGERARPVQTLVWYPAPKAGTPMRYTDYLRTEATDEVFEQSPVQVTAFMTGRQQSLAAQVGPKQARAVLEQRMWAVPNAPATTGKFPVVIYAAGGGGVADEAADLCEYLASHGYVVLASRSLGTRTSLMNFDPEGLATQAGNIRFLLAYAHTLPQADMDHVAVAGWSWGGLAITLAASQDSRIDALISFDGTQYRDDTKAVSRSRLTVPWLYVQRRPESVRELSANGMETSSILLNEAKYSDRYHVVMNPMEHLDFSTKALRMASPAHFSEYSRAEVEAAYHWTCRYTLEFLNSTLKAASTGWQFLERTPVQNGVPAHMAQSYHLPAQPGPIPTQAGFAAALAQEGFDHALAVYHRMQQQDSSFVLSEMVLNNWGYQLIREAHDLQAALAIFRLGTELYPGSFNLFDSLGEADELNHDPTAASTHYRRSLELNPQNGNARQRLQALGAPAH encoded by the coding sequence TTGCTTCTTCTCCTTTGCTCCCTGGGTTACATCGCCCAAGCCGGTTCCGGCTTTGCGAACCTTCAACAAGGTCCGCACGGCGTCGGCCTACGAGTAGTGCAGCAATACGATTACGCGCGTTCCTACCACGACAGAACCGACTTGGTTACCGGCAAGGCATATCTCGGTGAACGGGCCCGGCCCGTGCAAACGCTCGTGTGGTATCCGGCTCCGAAAGCGGGCACGCCCATGCGCTACACCGATTACCTGCGCACCGAAGCCACCGACGAGGTATTTGAGCAGTCCCCGGTCCAGGTAACGGCCTTCATGACGGGCCGGCAGCAAAGCCTAGCAGCCCAGGTCGGGCCTAAGCAAGCGCGGGCCGTCCTCGAGCAGCGCATGTGGGCGGTGCCAAACGCGCCGGCGACGACCGGCAAATTCCCCGTGGTTATTTACGCCGCCGGGGGTGGGGGAGTAGCGGACGAAGCCGCCGACCTCTGCGAATACCTCGCCAGCCACGGGTACGTGGTGCTGGCCAGCCGCAGCCTGGGCACCCGAACGAGCCTTATGAATTTCGACCCGGAAGGCCTTGCTACCCAAGCAGGTAACATCCGATTTCTGCTGGCTTATGCCCACACCTTACCGCAAGCCGATATGGACCACGTGGCCGTAGCCGGCTGGAGCTGGGGCGGCCTGGCCATCACGTTGGCTGCTTCCCAAGACTCGCGCATCGACGCGTTGATTAGCTTCGACGGTACCCAATACCGCGACGACACCAAGGCTGTGTCTCGCTCGCGCCTCACCGTGCCGTGGCTGTATGTGCAGCGCCGTCCCGAATCGGTGCGGGAACTCAGCGCCAACGGCATGGAGACCTCGTCAATCCTGCTGAATGAAGCCAAGTATTCCGATCGGTACCACGTGGTTATGAACCCGATGGAGCACCTGGATTTCTCCACGAAAGCCCTGCGTATGGCTTCGCCAGCGCACTTTTCGGAGTATTCTCGCGCCGAAGTGGAAGCCGCTTACCACTGGACCTGCCGCTACACACTGGAATTTTTGAATTCCACTCTAAAAGCGGCCTCCACCGGCTGGCAGTTCCTCGAACGCACACCTGTTCAAAACGGCGTGCCGGCCCATATGGCCCAGTCGTACCACCTGCCGGCCCAGCCCGGCCCCATACCCACGCAAGCGGGATTTGCAGCCGCCCTGGCCCAAGAAGGCTTCGACCACGCGCTGGCAGTTTATCACCGGATGCAGCAGCAGGACTCTTCTTTTGTCCTCTCCGAAATGGTCCTCAACAACTGGGGCTACCAGCTTATTCGCGAGGCGCACGACCTGCAGGCAGCCTTGGCCATTTTCCGCCTTGGTACCGAACTCTATCCGGGTAGCTTTAATCTCTTCGACAGCCTGGGCGAAGCCGATGAACTGAACCACGATCCGACGGCGGCTAGCACGCATTACCGGCGCTCCCTAGAGTTGAATCCGCAGAACGGCAATGCCCGGCAACGCTTGCAGGCACTGGGCGCTCCTGCGCACTAA
- a CDS encoding gluconolaconase, protein MALLLVPACTEDSDITPLVLGADVIKFTQDGLYPEGVQYDTQRKRFLVSSETRGTIGQVQDDGKGNGTYQPFAADQRLISTVGLKLDATRNRLLAAVSDPGYNTAFSTAATKGKLAALAVIDLNGGAVASYVNLSNLRPTDAGHFANDVAVDNAGAAYVTDSFAPVIYRVGFATDGTPTANVLVENPQFQAPAGAFGLNGIVFHPDGYLLVAKSNDGTLYKVTLTSPATVTKVTTSTSLVGADGLLLQDNSTLLVVTNSQSKVYRLTTSDNWANAASNASATTTAGVYPTTLTKRSSTETYVLYSHLNALQSGQTPAVTEFTINKISF, encoded by the coding sequence TTGGCCTTGCTGCTTGTGCCGGCTTGCACCGAAGACAGCGACATTACGCCACTGGTGCTGGGCGCCGACGTGATAAAGTTCACCCAGGATGGCTTGTATCCCGAGGGTGTGCAGTACGATACGCAGCGCAAGCGCTTTCTGGTGAGTTCGGAAACGCGCGGCACCATAGGCCAAGTGCAGGACGACGGCAAGGGAAACGGCACTTACCAGCCTTTTGCCGCCGATCAACGCCTGATTTCCACGGTCGGGCTGAAGCTGGATGCTACGCGCAACCGGCTGCTGGCGGCCGTATCCGACCCCGGCTACAACACGGCTTTTTCTACGGCCGCGACGAAGGGCAAACTGGCGGCGCTGGCAGTCATTGACTTGAATGGCGGCGCCGTGGCTTCTTACGTCAATCTTAGCAACCTGCGCCCGACGGATGCCGGGCATTTTGCCAACGACGTGGCCGTCGACAACGCCGGCGCAGCTTATGTTACCGACAGCTTCGCGCCCGTCATTTACCGCGTTGGGTTTGCCACCGATGGCACGCCGACCGCAAACGTACTTGTAGAAAATCCGCAATTTCAGGCTCCTGCGGGCGCCTTTGGGCTCAATGGCATCGTGTTTCACCCAGATGGCTATTTGCTGGTGGCCAAGTCCAATGATGGTACTTTATACAAGGTGACGCTGACTTCGCCGGCTACGGTTACCAAAGTAACGACGAGCACCAGCCTAGTCGGGGCCGACGGCCTGCTGCTACAGGACAACAGCACGCTGCTCGTCGTAACCAATAGCCAAAGCAAAGTGTATCGCCTGACTACCAGCGACAACTGGGCGAATGCAGCCTCCAACGCCAGCGCTACTACCACAGCCGGCGTGTACCCCACCACGCTCACCAAGCGGAGCAGCACCGAAACTTACGTACTGTACTCGCACCTCAACGCGCTGCAAAGCGGCCAGACCCCAGCCGTAACGGAGTTTACCATCAACAAAATCTCGTTTTAG
- a CDS encoding DinB family protein, giving the protein MDVAHDSVAAAVLSSFQHSFRSYKTLAERALAQLTPEEWLYRPVPGSNSTAVIVKHMVGNLRSRFTDFLTTDGEKPDRNRDQEFEEPSDVEAIAPLQKQWEAAWPILLDLLDTLTPADLLRTVTIRGEAHSVLTALQRQATHYAYHTGQIVQLAKQIRGEAWQTLSVPRGQSQAFNAAKWAESNNDDASRL; this is encoded by the coding sequence ATGGATGTTGCCCACGATTCGGTTGCCGCAGCCGTGCTGAGTTCCTTTCAGCACAGCTTCCGCAGTTACAAAACCCTCGCTGAGCGCGCGCTGGCCCAGCTCACCCCCGAAGAATGGCTGTATCGGCCGGTGCCGGGCTCCAACAGCACCGCCGTGATCGTGAAGCACATGGTGGGCAATCTGCGCTCCCGCTTCACCGATTTTCTGACCACTGACGGCGAAAAACCCGACCGCAACCGCGATCAGGAGTTTGAGGAACCCTCTGATGTAGAAGCCATTGCACCTCTGCAGAAGCAGTGGGAAGCAGCATGGCCTATTTTGCTGGATCTGTTGGATACCCTTACCCCCGCTGACCTCCTGCGCACCGTCACGATTCGCGGCGAGGCCCACTCGGTGCTGACGGCGCTACAGCGGCAAGCAACTCATTATGCATATCATACGGGCCAAATTGTGCAGCTAGCCAAACAGATTCGTGGGGAGGCGTGGCAAACCCTGAGCGTGCCACGTGGGCAAAGCCAAGCATTTAACGCGGCTAAATGGGCCGAATCCAACAACGACGACGCCTCTAGGTTGTAG
- a CDS encoding ABC-F family ATP-binding cassette domain-containing protein, whose product MISINDLDFHFGSRTLYDKANLHIKPKDKIGLIGLNGTGKSTLLRVLVGEYKPDGGSIQMSKDVTLGFLNQDLLSYDTHESILTVAMQAFEEALSLQKKIDEILLEFETNYHDDLVEKLADMQERFEALGGYTMQAQAEEILEGLGFSTDELQRPLRTFSGGWRMRVMLAKILLQKPSLLLLDEPTNHLDLPSIKWIENYLAGYEGAVIIVSHDREFLDRTTNTTVEVSGGKLVPYAGNYSFYLEEKEERNAIQKGAFENQQAQIRQAERFIERFKAKASKAKQAQSRVKMLDKLERIDDVANDAAKVNIKFQFTVQPGRHILRMEHVGKKYGDKLIFRDTHVHIERGDKIALIGANGKGKSTLMRLVAGNEAPTNGNHQLGHNVIMSFYAQHQLESLNVENEIIQEMNEAGSRRNEMELRSVLGSFLFTGDQVYKKIRVLSGGEKSRVALAKTLISEANFLLLDEPTNHLDMQSVNILIQALDQYEGTYIVISHDRFFVENVANKIWYIEDYQLKEYPGTYTEYEQWQEDRAKADKKNGAAQPVAAKPVAKATEEPKKYSNAERDAAQQELKKANKELKEVEARVTTLEKELAVYEKQLADPGIYNNTSQLKDTTVKFEQVKKELAKVNDTWETLAEKVEGLEMRVK is encoded by the coding sequence ATGATTTCCATCAACGACTTAGATTTCCATTTTGGCTCGCGTACCCTCTACGACAAGGCCAACCTCCACATAAAGCCCAAAGACAAAATCGGCCTGATCGGGCTGAACGGAACGGGCAAATCGACGCTGTTGCGCGTACTGGTCGGCGAATACAAGCCCGACGGCGGCAGCATTCAGATGAGCAAAGACGTAACGCTGGGCTTCCTCAACCAGGATTTGCTCAGCTACGACACGCACGAAAGCATTCTGACGGTGGCCATGCAGGCCTTTGAGGAAGCGCTGAGCCTGCAAAAGAAGATTGACGAGATTCTGCTCGAATTCGAAACCAACTACCACGACGACCTCGTGGAGAAATTGGCCGATATGCAGGAGCGTTTCGAGGCGCTGGGCGGCTACACCATGCAGGCGCAGGCCGAGGAAATACTTGAGGGCCTGGGCTTTAGCACCGATGAGCTGCAACGCCCGCTCCGCACGTTTTCGGGCGGTTGGCGCATGCGCGTGATGCTGGCCAAAATCCTGCTGCAAAAGCCGTCGTTACTGCTGCTCGACGAACCAACCAACCACTTGGACTTGCCCTCGATCAAATGGATCGAGAACTACCTGGCCGGGTACGAAGGTGCCGTGATCATCGTATCCCACGACCGCGAATTTCTGGACCGCACCACCAACACTACGGTGGAGGTAAGTGGCGGAAAACTAGTGCCTTACGCTGGTAATTACTCGTTCTATCTGGAAGAGAAGGAAGAGCGCAACGCCATTCAGAAAGGCGCTTTTGAGAACCAGCAGGCCCAGATTCGGCAGGCCGAGCGCTTTATTGAGCGTTTCAAAGCCAAAGCCTCGAAGGCCAAGCAGGCGCAAAGCCGCGTGAAGATGCTCGACAAACTGGAGCGCATCGACGACGTGGCCAACGACGCGGCGAAAGTGAACATCAAGTTTCAGTTTACGGTGCAGCCGGGTCGTCACATCCTGCGCATGGAGCACGTGGGCAAGAAATACGGCGACAAGCTGATTTTCCGCGATACACACGTGCACATCGAGCGCGGCGACAAGATTGCCCTGATCGGGGCGAACGGCAAAGGTAAATCAACGCTGATGCGCTTAGTGGCTGGTAATGAGGCGCCTACCAACGGCAACCACCAGCTTGGCCACAACGTAATTATGTCGTTCTACGCCCAGCACCAGCTCGAATCGCTGAACGTGGAAAACGAGATCATTCAGGAGATGAACGAGGCTGGCTCGCGGCGCAACGAGATGGAACTGCGCTCGGTGCTCGGCTCCTTCCTCTTCACCGGCGATCAGGTGTACAAGAAAATCCGGGTGCTGTCGGGTGGTGAGAAAAGCCGCGTGGCGTTGGCCAAAACCCTGATTTCGGAAGCCAACTTTCTGCTGCTCGACGAACCGACCAACCACTTGGACATGCAGTCGGTGAACATCCTGATTCAAGCCCTGGACCAGTACGAAGGCACCTACATCGTCATCAGCCACGACCGCTTTTTCGTGGAAAATGTGGCCAATAAAATCTGGTACATCGAAGATTACCAGCTCAAGGAATATCCCGGCACCTACACCGAGTACGAGCAGTGGCAGGAAGACCGCGCCAAAGCCGACAAGAAAAACGGTGCCGCGCAACCTGTTGCTGCTAAGCCAGTTGCAAAAGCTACGGAAGAACCCAAAAAGTACTCCAACGCCGAGCGCGACGCTGCCCAGCAGGAGCTGAAAAAGGCCAACAAAGAGCTGAAAGAGGTAGAAGCCCGCGTCACGACCCTGGAAAAGGAGTTGGCCGTGTACGAAAAGCAGCTTGCCGACCCTGGCATCTACAACAATACCTCACAGCTTAAGGACACCACTGTGAAATTCGAGCAAGTGAAGAAAGAGCTTGCCAAAGTGAACGACACTTGGGAAACCTTAGCCGAGAAAGTGGAAGGCTTGGAAATGCGTGTGAAATAA
- a CDS encoding 2'-5' RNA ligase family protein yields the protein MLAITSLLNPQNAARINGIIKGLETEFGLDDVQATPDPHLTYQLAGVRKLSALNAVLREVAQSTKPFNAYTTGLGVFPGPNPVIYIPVLRCDALNQLHSRILKATAPLCLRTDKFSGPDCWLPHISLALHDTTPDLLGPVLQYLNKQTFNLKLTINNIAVLRQQGDMFLRERVFSFEGHKQEKTASLF from the coding sequence ATGTTGGCTATCACCTCGCTTCTAAATCCGCAAAACGCTGCGCGCATTAATGGTATCATCAAAGGGCTCGAAACCGAGTTTGGGCTCGACGACGTGCAGGCCACACCCGACCCCCATCTTACGTATCAGCTGGCCGGCGTGCGCAAGCTTTCGGCCCTGAACGCGGTGCTGCGCGAAGTAGCCCAAAGCACCAAGCCTTTCAACGCTTATACCACGGGCTTGGGCGTGTTTCCGGGCCCCAACCCCGTGATTTACATTCCGGTACTGCGCTGCGATGCCCTCAACCAACTGCACAGTCGCATCCTGAAAGCCACGGCACCGCTGTGCCTGCGCACCGATAAGTTTAGCGGTCCCGACTGCTGGCTGCCGCACATCTCGCTGGCCCTGCACGACACCACCCCCGATTTGCTCGGCCCCGTACTGCAATACCTTAACAAACAGACTTTTAACCTTAAACTCACCATCAACAACATTGCGGTGCTACGGCAACAGGGCGATATGTTTCTGCGCGAGCGAGTCTTTTCTTTTGAGGGCCATAAGCAAGAAAAGACAGCTTCCTTGTTCTAA
- a CDS encoding PAS domain-containing protein: MVPTPSVPQDERLRKQAEEQLTFLADFIPQLVWFTDPSGFHTYFNQRWTDYTGYTLADSVGPDMWNNLLHPDDRERARQVWGHSLATGDFYEIEYRFKSRQGDYRWFLGQARPQYDEQGQIKQWYGTCTDIHDQKLIEFALREREQDLERAYSDLEVKVTFRNLELEREVQELRKALSK; encoded by the coding sequence ATGGTCCCTACCCCCTCCGTTCCGCAGGATGAGCGCCTGAGAAAGCAGGCAGAAGAACAACTGACCTTCCTGGCCGATTTTATTCCTCAATTGGTCTGGTTTACTGATCCATCGGGTTTTCACACCTATTTCAACCAGCGCTGGACCGACTACACCGGCTACACCCTGGCCGATAGTGTGGGGCCGGATATGTGGAACAACCTGCTGCACCCCGACGACCGTGAGCGCGCCCGCCAAGTGTGGGGCCATTCGTTGGCCACGGGCGATTTTTACGAAATCGAATACCGCTTCAAATCCCGCCAGGGCGACTATCGCTGGTTTTTGGGCCAAGCCCGGCCGCAGTACGACGAGCAAGGGCAGATCAAGCAGTGGTACGGCACCTGCACCGACATCCACGATCAGAAACTGATTGAGTTTGCCCTGCGCGAACGCGAACAGGATCTGGAGCGCGCTTACTCCGACTTGGAGGTGAAAGTGACGTTCCGCAACCTGGAACTGGAACGCGAAGTGCAGGAACTGCGCAAAGCCCTCTCCAAATAG